TTTCTTTTAGTCTTCCTGACGCAGAGCGGCTGAATGAAATAACCTCTACTTGTGTATTCCATTGTGCCTTTAGATACTCGACAAGGGTAATAAAGTCTCCGTCACCCGAGGCGATTACAACCGCATCTAATCTTGGTGCGAGCTTGATCGCGTCGATTGCCATGCCAACATCCCAGTCGGCCTTTTTGGCACCACCCAAAAAGATTTGAAGTGGCTTCGTTTTTGTCTCTATCCCCGCTTTTTCAAGCGCTTCAAAAAATGCCTTCTCTTCGCCAGATTCTGTGGTGATGACGTATGCAATGGCGCGGACAAGTTGTCGTCCTGCAACCGCTTCTTTCAAGACTGCACTAAAGTTAACGCGAGCATTATGTAGATTCTTTGCGCTGTGATACAAGTTTTGTGTATCTATAAAAACCCCAACACGCTGATTCTTATGTTTAATAACTGCCATATGTAAAAATTTCTAATAATAGCTTCTAATCTGTAGATTAAAATACTTTCGACCTTTACACAAACGGCCCCATAAGGGCCGTTTGTGTAAAGTATTGCTACTCTGCTACTTCAACCCAAGCTTCTTCACCGTGCTCGCATACCGTTTTTCATCTTTCTTCTTCAAGTAGCGAAGGTGTTTTTGCCGGTCAGCAACCATTTGGAGAAGTCCCTTCCGGGAGTGTTTATCTTTGCGATTTTTCTTCAAATGTTCCGCGAGTGCGTCAATTTGCCTTGAAAGAAGGGCAATTTGCACCTCAGGAGAGCCTGTATCGCCCTCTTTTTGGGAAAATTTCTTGAAAACATTATCTTTTTGCCGTTTCGTAAGCATTACCGAAAGCATAGCATACTTTATTAAAAAATGCAAATAGTGTTATGTCAATACATATATCGACCAAAAGAAACAATTCGACCGAGCTGGTGATTGCGAAGTGATACAATAAAAGCATGCCTCTCGATGCTTCCACACTCAAAAGAGAGTTTTTGGAATATCTCGAAATTGAACGTGGCCGAGCACGACGAACTATTGAAAATTATGACCACTACCTCTCGGAGTTTTTGAAGTGGAGCGAGGTAAAATACCCCCAAGATGTCACTGAGGACCTTGTACGAAAATATCGTTTACATCTCAATAGGAAAGAGTATACAAAAAAAACACAAAATTACTTTTTAATTGCACTTCGGCAGTTTTTGAAGTACCTGGCACGCAGGGATGTCGCATCCCTACCCGCTGATCGTATCGAGCTTGCTAAACAAGGTGACCGCGACCTCGATCTCATTTCTGCAGAAGAACTAGGGCGGTTACTTGCCTCCCCGGCAGAGGCGCTAGCAAAGGCAGAAAAGCCCGAAGAAAAACTCAAGGCGCTACGCGACCTTGCTATTTTGGAACTCCTCTTTTCAACCGGTCTTCGTGTTGCGGAGCTTTGCTCCCTTTCGCGCTACTTGGACTGGAAGAGAGATGAGGTCTCTGTGCGTGGTAAGGGCGACAAGGTGCGCCTCGTTTTTATCTCGCCAAAGGCAAAGCAAACGATTAAGGAATATCTTGATATACGAACCGACGTAGATGACGCACTTTTTGTTAATGTTTCAAGAGCAAACAGCGCTTCTCGCCTTACTCCTCGTTCGGTTGCCCGCATTGTGAAAGAACACGCCATCCGCGCGGGCATTGATAAGCGTGTCTCCCCCCACACGCTTCGGCACATGTTTGCAACCGACCTCCTTGAGAATGGGGCTGACATTCGTAGTGTCCAAGCTCTTTTAGGTCACGCCAACATAGCCACCACGCAGGTATATACCCACGTTACCGATCGTCATTTGAAGGATATCCACAAAACATTCCATGGCAAACAGCGTAACTAAACGAGGCATTGACAAATAAGTATATAATTGGTATAGTCAAAAAGGACGCCATCGTGTCCCCATAACGGGGCATTTCGGCGCAACAACCGCACCAAGTAACAAGGAGTAGTGGGCGATGGAACTGACCACGTCAGCACACGCGGGTCGCGAACTAATGCACGTTCGCGGACCGCGTGACGTTGCCCCCTTTACCGGTGGGCGAGGGACCATGTTGTTTCTCCGCTGGTACGAAGGGGAATTGTGGATCGTTGGCATCACCGATGTTGATCCGCGAAAGTGGAAGGGACGATACCTTTCTCCGCGTCGTGCAACACCAGGGGGTATGCAGAAAGACTGGACTCCCGAAGGTGGCGACATCGAAACATGCATTGAAGCCGCCATGAAAGAAGGTTTGGAAGAGGCTGGTGTCATGGGCATTCATGCCTCTGATGTCTACCCACTGACCACAGTCGTCAAGGGTGTACCTGGCCGGGACTTCAAGAACGATACGGAGACGGGTAGTCGTATGAACGCAATGTACCACGTCTTCGTTCACTGGGGTGATGTTGCCCTGCACGAAACCGATGACGTGGACGCCAAGGACCCGACATGGATTCGTGTCAAAGACGTCTTGTCTCCGACAAGTGAATGGTATCTCTTGCACGTAGTGCTTGTTGCTGGGTCGCTCAAGATGCTTGCCACTGACATTGAGCGGCATTTGAAAGGAGAGCTCAGTGGGCGGGCAAACCAATTTTTCGAGCGTATGTTGCGCACGAATGATGCCAAAGCAAATACTGCTGCCGCCTTTGAGGTGCAGGAATTCCGCGAGGCGCTTCGCGAATGCCTGGATGCAATCGAGCCGCTCTCGGTTATTGAAGGCTTCATGGAGGCGAACCCGCAACGCGGTCGTTCGCCTGCTCCGGAGAATTTCTTGGCCGGATTCCAGTTCTTTCCCCCACCCGTAGTGGAGTAAGGTATGACGCATCCGTTTCGGTTACGACCGAGGCGGATTTTTAGTTGGAACCCATCTCAAAAATCGCTTTCGAGTCGAGAAGCGCGGTTTCCTTGTCGAGCCGCGAGTCGGAGGTCGAGGAATAGTGTAGCTATTGTGAGGCCGAGACGAGGCGTCGCAGACGAAAACCGCGCTTCAGAGGGCCGGAATGGATTTTTGAGATGGGTTCTAATCACTTTACCCCATGTCGCTTTCTAATTTCAGAAATTTCTTTTTCTTCTTCTTCCAATCGTTTCTCTTTTCCTGCTTCACCAAGTTTTTTAAGTTCTATATCAGAGAGTTGTGAGAGAGCGACAACTCGTGCTTCAAGATTCTCCGCTGTATTCAGTGTTGGATCATCAAGCACTTCTTCCAGAAGCGCATGGAGCACCCACCCGATTCGTGGGCCAGGGGTTTCTCCTCCGAGCTCCATAATGCGCGCACCATCAATGGTGAGCATCCCCACCGTCACGGGCGCGCGAGTCGCTTCCTCAATCATTGATTCGTATTTGCGGAGACGGTACGGCTTCTCTTTCGGCCGCCCCATACCAATACGGTCGCATGCGCGCACTTTCATAAGGTCCCAGACATTCTCGGGGCCGACATTGCGCACAAGACGGCGCACAGCAGAAAGCGTGATTTGATCTATGTCGCTGAAGAATAAGTGCCAGCGCACAAGTTTCGCCACCGTCTCTATGATGTCATTTGAATATTTAAGGCGCTGTAAAGCATTTTTTGCTTGGCGCCCCCCTACTACATCGTGCCCGTAGAACGTCCAATCCTTCTTCTCGTCTGACCACTGTCGCGTCTCTGGCTTGGCGACATCATGGAAAAGGGCAGCAAGACGGACATGAAGCGGCCACTCACGTTCTGCGGCGTGTTGTACAGCACGTAGGTTGTGCTCCCAAACGTCATAAATATGATCCCCGTTTTGTTCAACGCCGATTCCTTCTTCCAACTCGGGTGCGACGTACTTGAGGAGCCCATGCTCATGAAGCATTTGTATACCCTGCATGGGAGACGGTGACATAAGAAGGTGAGAAAACTCATCTTGCACACGCTCCTTTGCTATCAGCTCAATATTTGCTGCGAGTTTACTAATAGCATCCCCCGTATCGGTCTCTATTGCGAAGCCAAGTTCTGCGGCGAGGCGTATTGCACGCATCATACGGAGTGCATCCTCATCAAAACGCTCCTCACTTTTGCCAACAGCACGGATGATTTTATCTTTTAGATCTTGTTCGCCGTGAAAGAAATCAAAAATATCTCGATTAACAGGGTCATAAGCAATCGCGTTCACCGTAAAATCTCGGCGCTTGAGATCGTCCTCGAGTTTTTCGGTGAACCTCACTGCATCAGGTCGGCGTTTGTCAGAATATTTTTCTTCAATGCGATACGGCGTTACCTCCACCACTTTCAAGGTTTCATCAACCACCTCTTCATTCACCACACCGACGGTGCCGTACTCGTTTTCGTAAAAGGTGTGGGGAAAAAGTTCTTGGATCTTCTCTGGCGTTGCGTTTGTTGTTACATCCCAATCTTTTGGTTTCTTACCTAAAAACAAATCGCGCGTACAACCGCCGACAAGATATGCTGCAAACCCCTCCTTTTGGAGAGTTGTTACAACCTCGAGAACTTCTTTGGGGACACCAAATTCTTTCATTGTTTTTGGTGCACCCGGAGGGATTCGAACCCCCAACGACAGGTCCGAAGCCTGTTGTGATATCCATTTCACCACGGGTGCGTTAAATAACGCTACATTTGTAAGCGTACCGCAAATTGTGGGGAGAATAAAGGACGTGGTATGTTGCCTACAGATATGAGCAGGCATGAGGGGCCTTTAAAATGGGTACGAACGTTCTCGTTGTTGGCGGTGGAGCGCGCGAACATGCGCTTGGATGGGGCATTGCACAGTCCCCTGGTGTTGGGAAACTCTTCTTTGCTCCCGGCAATGCCGGCACTGCAGATATCGGCAAGAATGTTTCCTGGTGGGATCCGAAACGCCCTCTTCTAGAGCAATGGATTACGATTCAAAACGGAATCGAGGAGAAGAACATTGGCCTCGTCGTTATTGGCCCAGAGGGGCCGCTTGCAGAAGGCTTGGCAGATATGATTCGCAAAATGGGTGTCCCCGTCTTTGGTTTTTCGGCAAGAATGGCTCGGCTCGAGTCTTCAAAGGATTTTGCAAAAGGGATAGCAAATAAGGCATGGGTCCCAACGGCCCCGTACAAAAACTTTATCTGTAGTGAGTGGAGAGACGCCATTGCGTATGTGGAGGGCCTCGGCGTTAATATCCCAGTTGTTCTTAAGGCAGATGGTCTTGAGGGAGGCAAGGGTGTCCTACTTCCCGTGTCACTGAATGAAACGGTGGTGGCTATTGAGCAGTTGGGTAAAAAGGGATGCTCGGGTAATCAGTTTATTGTTGAGGAGAGGTTTTTTGGAGACGAGCTCTCACTTCATGCTCTGGTGAGTCGTGGCAGTTTCAGTACACTTGTTGCAACAGCAGATGAAAAGCGTGCTTCAAAAGAGCCCAATGCACCTAACACTGGTGGCATGGGTGCCTATGGCCCCGTACCGTGGGTTGGACGCAAGGAAATAGATCTTTACGAAGAACTATTTGTGAGGCGCGTGCTCCGCTATTGTCGTGACGTTCTCAAAATTGATCCCAACGAACTCAATGGCTGTCTCTATCCAGGTCTTATGGTGACACCCGACCAGGGCCCCAAGTTGCTTGAGTGGAATGCGCGCTTTGGTAACCCGGAGGCGCAGGCCATCATGCGACTTTGGAAGATTTCAAGCTTTGGAAATCCACTGTTGGTGCTCGACTCATGTGCAAGGGGTACATACAACCCACATATGATGGGTCCCTACTGGCATAGTGGACGCGTCGTCTGTGTGACTCTTGCGGCGCGAGGATATCCCGGTGATGTGTCTGCAGTTCAGGGCGCACTGATTCGAGGCATTGAACGAGCAGAAACCATCCCAAGAGTTAAAGTATTTCACGGCGGAACGGCCCGAGACAGCAATGGGGATCCTGTGGTTGCTGGCGGGCGCGTGCTTTCAGTCACCGCCGTTGCAGACACGTTTCGTGAGGCGCGCGAGCGTGTGTATGAAGCAATCCCCCGCATTACCTTCGGCGCCCTCGACAGCAATCTTGTCATGTACCGCGACGACATCGGTCTCAAGGCCGAAAAGTGGGAAAAAGATAACCGTAAACGATAAGAAGATGAACCCCCCGCACCATACGTGCGGGGTTTTAATTTTGATTGACCTTATTCCCCCGCCCGCTATACTACGGGTAGAGTATTTTGGGAGCCAGGCCATGGACATCCTGCTCAGGCATGCTCGCGGGGAACTTGTCCAAAAGCCCGCAGAGTGCATCAGGAAAGGGCACCTTAGGGGTTGGTGTATCTTTGATGAAAAGGGCGCAGAGTTTAACGTCGATCGTCTAAGGCCGATTTCAGCTATTGAAACGACGTTGGCATTTCCTGAAGGGGTTTGGTGGTTTTTCCTCTTTGTTAATAGCGCTGTCTTCGTGCGTTGTTATGTGGTATCTGACCGATATCCACTAGGAAGCGAAGAGCGCGTTGTAACCGATGTCGTAACAGATTTTAGTTTTGAAGGGCGCGACGTCAAGGAGATTAAGGAGAAGCTTCAGGATAGTATCGAGTGTGGCGGGAGATCACTCCGCCTTCCTCCCCCGCTTGTCGAAGCAATACTCGCTGTTGGAGAACGTGCCCAAAAGTAAAAAACATAATTAACTAAGCAACTGCCCCCAAGGCGGTTTTTTTTGCGATTAAAAAACCGTTATCAAAGATTAGATAAACGGTTAGGAAGTCTTCGCAAAAAAGCGTCTATTGTTTTTGGGTAGAGTTCATGTTCCACATTTTTGATGCGCGCATGCAGGGTTTCATCTGTGTCCCCGTCTAGTATGAGAACCTCTTGCTGTGCGATAATGGGCCCCTCATCCAGTTCGGCGGTCGCTATGTGTATCGTGCATCCGGTTACCTTAGCGCCAGCGCGGAGAGCATCCTCCACGGCGTGCCCACCCTTGAAGTTCGGCAAGAGCGAAGGGTGGGTGTTTAAAATGCGTCCGTGGTAGCGGGTAAAAATAACCGGACTCAAAACAGTCATGAACCCCGCCATTGCCACCGCATCTATTTCGGAACTCTCCAACGCACCCAGTATGTCGATTGTAAACTTCTCTCGGTCAAAGTTTTTACCGAAAACCCTCTTAAGAAGTAGGTGGGGTAGTCGGGCGTCAATTGCCATGTCGAGCGCTCGACATTCCCTATCGGCAATTACGAACGCAACAGGAAGCGGGTATTTGAGTATTGCCTCAAAATTGGTACCGGCGCCTGAAACAAGAACCGCTAGTTTTGGCATTTTTTTAACATATTTCTCTACTTTAGAGGGTACCACTATCCGTAGGCCAAAGGAAAACCTTGCGTTATCTGCCTGTTTGTGCTATGGTGTCCTTTGGTAGCGTCCGTGCTGGAGATAGACGTTGTGGACCCGGGGGCAGTACCCGGCGCCTCCACCAATCGCCCCTCACGAATAGTCACGCCTAGTGCTGACGACGTCGTGTGTATCTCGCACTGATCGCGGGGTATGGCTAGACAGCTACGGCTGGTGACGGACTCCGTCGCAAGACAGAGGCAGGTCGCTTTATCTAGCTAGGGTCTTTGGGGGCGAAATAGGATCGACACACGTTGAAGGCCAGCACAGCTCTAAGAGTTCGCTCAAGGAGCAGGATTCTGCCAAAACCAAACGCCAACGATAACCATCGGGCGTTCGCTGCCGCTGCATAAGCGGTAAGCGGGGCACGGGGGACGCCTGGCAACAGAAGTCCCCCACTAACCAAAAGTTTTGTTCCTTAGTTGTTCGATCGTACGGCCGTGGATGAAGAATCCCGGCTTTTTTGTTGAAGGCATCGAGGAAAAGATGTATACTTTTCGGAAAGGAAAAGCTGTCTGGTTTGTTTATAAGCGGGCATGGTTTAGTGGCAGAACGTATCCTTGCCAAGGATAAGACGGGGTTTCGATTACCCCTGCCCGCACCAAAACAAATAACAAAAACAAAAAGCCACGATTACTCGTGGCTTTTTGTGTTACATCTATACAAAAAAGACTTAATAAAACCCAAGCCACATTTCTCTGTTTTTAAAGGTTTTTTAAAGACAAACTGTGGATAAAACTGTGGATTTGTGTATAAAGGACGTCCTTTTCTTGTCTTTATTTATGCATCAAATGTTTAAAATCAGCTTATTTATCAAGTAATTTTAGACTTTTATACCATAATAATCCTCTAAAATATTTTGTGAAACCGTGAAACAGACAATGATAAAAAATATGGTAAGGTAAATACATATCCATAAAATAAAATTAACCCAAAAACATCAAGAGAATAAATAGAAAAATGAGGATGTTTTCACACGAAACAAACACTATTTAGTAATCTGCCAAGAATCCTGAGTGTTTCATGTGAAAAGTCGTAGATGAGATCTAGTTTTGAAAACTATTTCTTGCTAAAATTATTAAAGAAACTCTCGAAAGGAACAATGATGCCTAAGTGGGAGTATAAGGTTGTCCGATTTAATGAAGAATCACAGCTCTCAAACGATTATTTCAATACTCATGGAAATGATGGATGGGAGCTCGCCGCCATTGGAAGCGTTAATATGCTCAAGTGTGCGATCTTTAAGAGAAAGAAGAGTGAATAATTCCTGCCACATCCGCTTTTAAGTAAGGCGGTTTTTTTGTTAAGATAGGTTTTGTTATGGGTACTCATAATGAAACAGGAAAACTTGGAGAAGACATTGCGGCAAGATATCTTGAGGACAACGGTTTTGAAATCGTAGAGCGGAATTATAGAAAACCTTGGGGAGAGATCGATATCATAGCGAGAAAGAGGGGAGTCCTTTATTTTATTGAAGTTAAAGCTGTTTCACGTGAAATATCCAGAGAAGAGTCTGTAGATATTTCACGTGAAACATCGAATTGGTTTCAGCCTGAGGATGCTATTCATAAAAACAAACAACAACGTCTCAAACGAGCAATCGAAACATATCTTGCTAGCAAAAGTTCAGTTTCACGTGAAAATGGCGGAGAAATAAAATGGAAGTTTAGTGTCATTGCTGCTTTTCTCGATACAGACAAGAGGTTGGCGAAAATTAGATTTCATGAGGATTTTGCGCTCTAAAATCATAAAGGACATTTGTCCTTTATGATGTCCTTTAGAATAACAGCTATTAAATCGCAAGGCTTTAGTGTATAGTTAAGCGTAAATAAGCAGAGGTACACATGCTTTGGGGTCAAGCCTCTAGTCGGGGCGTAGTATAGTGGTAGTACACATGCTTTGGGAGCATGTAGTCCGAGTTCGATTCTCGGCGCCCCGACTGGGGGATTGACCAGAAGCGCCAAAGCGCTTCTGCGGAAATTTCCTCAAGAAGTTTATGTAGTCCGAGTTCGATTCTCGGCGCCTCGTCATTGGAATTAATCAGGTGAGCGGGCCGTAGTATAGTGGTAGTACGTATGCATGGGGTGCATATAGTGGGAGTTCGATTCTCCCCGGCCCGATTTCAAAGTAACAAAAACACTTAGCATTGCTAAGTGTTTTTGTTACTCAATCACCTCGTCTTTGATAAGGACCCACCATTGTCGTGTGTCGCCCTTAAGCTTTTCATACTCGCGGTCGTAAATGGGACGGAAGTATTCGTTACCCGCCTTCACCTCTTCGTTGCACTTGGCGAGGAGGGACAAGCGGTCAGCGGCTTTCACAATCTGTGCCTCGATTGACTTTTGCTCGCTCTCTTCATTCCAGAGCGCAATGTAGTACTCCTGGAGTTCTTTTGGAAGATCGCTCCAAATACCGTGCACCAGAACTTTGTTTACTTTGCGAATGGCAAGGTTAACTTCTTTTGAATGATGTTTGAAGGGGCTTAAGATGTCGCCGGAGAAACGTTCCTCCATGTCGTGAATGAGCGCCATGGAAGTTACCTTTTCTCGGTTTACTCTTTTACCGTTTTTTTCGAGGAGAAGACAAAGCAGAGAGGCGATGTAGGCGACGAAGAAGGAATGGTCGGCGACGGACTCCTCGAAGTGCTGGGGGTGTCCGCTAAAGCGCACAATGTGTGCGAGTGATCGATCACGAATGTGGTCGAAGATGGGCATGTCTTCAGTATATCGTATTTGGTATTTGGTATGTAGTACTTCGTGGTTTGACTTTTTCTGTTTTGAGTAGTATGGTCTGTTCAGACGCAACCACGGGAGTAACCATGGCACGCAAACCTGTTGACGCACATGGCTCTATTGTGCCGCCCATTCACTTGGGCGTGACGTATGCTCACGCATCTCTCGCAAGTGCTCGCGAGGCCTTTGAAACACTTGGGCATGGATATGCCTATGGTCGCATGGGTAATCCGACTGTCACAGAGTTCGAGCGTTTCTTGGGGGAGATCGAGGGAGTTCCACAGGCCAATGTTTGGGCTACCAGCTCCGGGCTTTCTGCTTTGACGCTTCTCGTTTTCGGTTTGACGGCCAAGAGCGCGGGAGGCAAGAAGCGCATTGTTACCTCCTCCTACATTTACGGCGGAGCGTATCACCAACTCAAGTTGTGGGCCGATGAGCACGGCTATGACATCGTCTTCCTAAACAACCCCTTCTCACTTGAAGCATGGGATAGTGCTCTTGCAGCAACTCCTGCGGCATTTGCACTTCTTGAGACCCCGTGTAACCCGACAATTGACGTTTTTGACATTAGGGCAATTGCCGAAGTCACGAGTCGGTATGGAGTTCCGCTTGTGGTAGATAATACCCTGGGTGTTGCCCTGCAGAGGCCGCTTGAACTCGGAGCGGATGTTGTCCTGCACTCAACAACCAAAGCAATCAACCGCCAATCCACAGGACTGGGCGGGGCACTCATTGCGAGCGCCGCTTTTGTGGCTCGATTCGAAAGTCTGCTCAATGATTTTGACGTCTCAAACGGCCTCATTGCCCACCCGATGTCGGCGTGGACATCGCTCAATAGCAGAAAAACGCTACGGCGTGACATGCTCGACTTCTCGCGCATCGCCCTCGGTGTTGCCACGTTCCTCAACAAGCATCCAAAAATCAGAGAAGTGTATTATCCACTTCTACCGTCGAGTCGGAGCTATGACATTGCTCTGCGGCAAATGCCAGATGGTGCTGGCGGACTCTTCTCGTTTAGAGTCAAGAGTTTCGAGTCAGCCCAAAAGCTTGTCGAACTGCTCAAGGTGCCCTATCTCGCACCACACTTGGGACACAGCGAGTCACTCGTGATCCATCCGGCTTCAACCACGCACGGTAAGCTTACCCCCGAGCAGTTGGCTAGTGTAAACATCGCTCCAGAAATGGTTCGGTACTCTGTCGGCCTCGGCGTGCCCGAAGATGTCATCAGAGAAATTACGGAAGACTTCGCCCAGGCGCTTGATCAAATCTAATTTTAAGTTACGGTCGGGTTCCCCCCGGCCGTTTTTTGTTGCCTCCTGAACACGCGCGGAGTTATTCACAGTATTTGCATTTTTGCAGAGTATGCTATAGTTTATTTCAACACCCTTTTTAGGGGTTAATTTGTTCTCCCTACCGAGCTACTCCGGCTTTCGCCTCTGCCAAATAGCGGAGACGGAATTGCTACGGGGCAAGAGACAGCACATTGGTATTATCCATTAATGAGGGTTCATTTCGAATTCTGTTTTTGGAAAAGATTTTCGAAATGGGCTCTTTCACCCCACCACATTTCGACGCAAGGAGAAATGTCTCAAGGTCTTCATCTGAGATGAAACAGTCGGGGAGCGTTGATCAGGCGTTTGATTTTTTCAATTGCGAAAATATCGACGCGCTGGTCCAGAGCACTATTCGTCAAAAACTCGAACGGTGCATACAAGAGTCGGGGTTTACGTTTATCGAGTCGGTATTTCACAAGTTTAAGGGATTTGGCGAAGGGTATAGCTTTCTCGCTATTATCGGAGAATCACACGTTGCCATACACACATGGCCCGAGAAGGGGGCGGCGGAAATAACGCTTCATTATTGCGATTTCTCTCGTAACAACGGAGAAAAGGCGGAAGAACTCATCAAGCTTTACAAAGAGATTTTTCGGCCGGCACGCATAAGCGCTTACAAGACAAGGATTCGTTGTGTTGTGGAGCCAATACAAACAACATGGAACAAAAAAAGACAAACAATGAAAAAGAGTTTGGCGTAGAGCTCATCCTCGACCTTATTGATTGTGATAAGGATGCCATTAGCTCAAAAGAGCATATCACTGCGTACGCAAAAGAACTTTGCCGCGTTATTGAGATGAAGCCATTTGGCGAGCCATTTGTTGAGCGGTTTGGACTCGGTAAGGACTTCACAGCCGGATACTCATTGGTGCAACTTATCGAGACGAGCTCAATCACTGGACACTTCTCCGAGCTCTGGGGAAGGGCGTATATCAACATTTTCTCGTGTGCAGAGTTCGACACCAATCGGGCCGCAGAGTTTACGATGAAACACTTTGGGGCGAAAGATGCCAACAAGCACGTGTTGCATCGTGGGTAGGGAAAGGGACGGACGCGACAGAATGAGTCTGTTATACTAATAACAGAAACTTGATGGACAACTGACGGAGACCAATCATGGCCGTTTTTCTTGCCGCGGTACTTTGTGTCGTAGATAACGAAGGTGAGAATGCTCGTTTTGATGTACGCACCTCTGTTATCCTCGCCGACTCGGCTAAGGATGCCGAGGCTACTGCGCTCGTCGAGTGGCGGGAGACGAACCCTGAGTGGGCTAAACCAACAGACGAGATCATTCAGAGGGTGCACGCTACGGAACTTTCAGTAGAGCAGTTGTCCCAATGCGCTTCCTGTGCGCGGAGGGAAGCGGAGATCACAAGAAAATCTTGAGAAACTTTGGTTACTCACAACAAACAAACCCGACACTAGTCGGGCTTTTTGTTGGCACTTACATAAGGTCTAATATGGCCGCTCTTTTTCCATGTCGCTCGAATACTCGCCCTTGGTGGCCAAGGCGTTCATCTTGGAGCGGAAGAGAAGTGCTTCTACGGCTTTTGCGCTGTTTTTGTCAGGATTTTGAGCCCAGATTTTAAGCACGGGGTTTTGGATGGCGCGGGAATATGAGAATGAAAGCGGCCACGGTAATTTGTCTGCCGTGAGCGCAGTCGAACGGTTCATTTCGTTCAAGTTCTCTGTTGCCTGTTCGTCACCTTGACCCCCAGAAAGGAAGACGACACCCGCAAGTTCGCTTGGTACTGCCTCCTTTAGGGCGCGCACGGTCTCTCGCGCCACCTCTTCAGGAGTTGACTGTCGTGCTGCTTCTTTACCAGCAATAACCATACTTGCCTTCAAGATAACACCAGGCAAAAAGACATCTTGTCCCGCGAGCTCTTCGAAAAGCTTTTTTTGTGTTTTCACCGTTACCTCGTAGCATGTTTCAATAGAATGATCTCCGTCGATCAAAACTTCTGGCTCAACGATGGGGACGATGTCCACTTCCTGGCAG
This portion of the Parcubacteria group bacterium genome encodes:
- a CDS encoding NYN domain-containing protein; translated protein: MAVIKHKNQRVGVFIDTQNLYHSAKNLHNARVNFSAVLKEAVAGRQLVRAIAYVITTESGEEKAFFEALEKAGIETKTKPLQIFLGGAKKADWDVGMAIDAIKLAPRLDAVVIASGDGDFITLVEYLKAQWNTQVEVISFSRSASGRLKEIADDFIDLGEEPKKFLIGNAPRKR
- the rpsO gene encoding 30S ribosomal protein S15, with the translated sequence MLTKRQKDNVFKKFSQKEGDTGSPEVQIALLSRQIDALAEHLKKNRKDKHSRKGLLQMVADRQKHLRYLKKKDEKRYASTVKKLGLK
- a CDS encoding tyrosine-type recombinase/integrase → MALRQFLKYLARRDVASLPADRIELAKQGDRDLDLISAEELGRLLASPAEALAKAEKPEEKLKALRDLAILELLFSTGLRVAELCSLSRYLDWKRDEVSVRGKGDKVRLVFISPKAKQTIKEYLDIRTDVDDALFVNVSRANSASRLTPRSVARIVKEHAIRAGIDKRVSPHTLRHMFATDLLENGADIRSVQALLGHANIATTQVYTHVTDRHLKDIHKTFHGKQRN
- a CDS encoding HD domain-containing protein, with the protein product MKEFGVPKEVLEVVTTLQKEGFAAYLVGGCTRDLFLGKKPKDWDVTTNATPEKIQELFPHTFYENEYGTVGVVNEEVVDETLKVVEVTPYRIEEKYSDKRRPDAVRFTEKLEDDLKRRDFTVNAIAYDPVNRDIFDFFHGEQDLKDKIIRAVGKSEERFDEDALRMMRAIRLAAELGFAIETDTGDAISKLAANIELIAKERVQDEFSHLLMSPSPMQGIQMLHEHGLLKYVAPELEEGIGVEQNGDHIYDVWEHNLRAVQHAAEREWPLHVRLAALFHDVAKPETRQWSDEKKDWTFYGHDVVGGRQAKNALQRLKYSNDIIETVAKLVRWHLFFSDIDQITLSAVRRLVRNVGPENVWDLMKVRACDRIGMGRPKEKPYRLRKYESMIEEATRAPVTVGMLTIDGARIMELGGETPGPRIGWVLHALLEEVLDDPTLNTAENLEARVVALSQLSDIELKKLGEAGKEKRLEEEEKEISEIRKRHGVK
- the purD gene encoding phosphoribosylamine--glycine ligase — its product is MGTNVLVVGGGAREHALGWGIAQSPGVGKLFFAPGNAGTADIGKNVSWWDPKRPLLEQWITIQNGIEEKNIGLVVIGPEGPLAEGLADMIRKMGVPVFGFSARMARLESSKDFAKGIANKAWVPTAPYKNFICSEWRDAIAYVEGLGVNIPVVLKADGLEGGKGVLLPVSLNETVVAIEQLGKKGCSGNQFIVEERFFGDELSLHALVSRGSFSTLVATADEKRASKEPNAPNTGGMGAYGPVPWVGRKEIDLYEELFVRRVLRYCRDVLKIDPNELNGCLYPGLMVTPDQGPKLLEWNARFGNPEAQAIMRLWKISSFGNPLLVLDSCARGTYNPHMMGPYWHSGRVVCVTLAARGYPGDVSAVQGALIRGIERAETIPRVKVFHGGTARDSNGDPVVAGGRVLSVTAVADTFREARERVYEAIPRITFGALDSNLVMYRDDIGLKAEKWEKDNRKR
- a CDS encoding phosphoribosylglycinamide formyltransferase, with translation MPKLAVLVSGAGTNFEAILKYPLPVAFVIADRECRALDMAIDARLPHLLLKRVFGKNFDREKFTIDILGALESSEIDAVAMAGFMTVLSPVIFTRYHGRILNTHPSLLPNFKGGHAVEDALRAGAKVTGCTIHIATAELDEGPIIAQQEVLILDGDTDETLHARIKNVEHELYPKTIDAFLRRLPNRLSNL
- a CDS encoding DUF4177 domain-containing protein, with the protein product MMPKWEYKVVRFNEESQLSNDYFNTHGNDGWELAAIGSVNMLKCAIFKRKKSE
- a CDS encoding YraN family protein, yielding MGTHNETGKLGEDIAARYLEDNGFEIVERNYRKPWGEIDIIARKRGVLYFIEVKAVSREISREESVDISRETSNWFQPEDAIHKNKQQRLKRAIETYLASKSSVSRENGGEIKWKFSVIAAFLDTDKRLAKIRFHEDFAL
- a CDS encoding HD domain-containing protein — translated: MPIFDHIRDRSLAHIVRFSGHPQHFEESVADHSFFVAYIASLLCLLLEKNGKRVNREKVTSMALIHDMEERFSGDILSPFKHHSKEVNLAIRKVNKVLVHGIWSDLPKELQEYYIALWNEESEQKSIEAQIVKAADRLSLLAKCNEEVKAGNEYFRPIYDREYEKLKGDTRQWWVLIKDEVIE